The genomic region CCGGACTCAGGCTGACCTCGACCGGAATTTTTCGTCCGGACTGGTGCTGGCACCAGAGATCAAGACCAGCTCCCATGGGACGGGTTTTCGGATGGGCCACAAACTTGTCGCGCATGCCCGGATGGCTGCCACGTATCTCGGTGGGTAAGAGCATTTCCATGGTCTGACCAATCATCTGATCGGCGGTGTACCCGAATAAATGCTCGGCCTGATCATTCACAAAGGAGATTTTTCCGCCGGCATCCACAATCACAATGGCATCGGGGGTTGCCTGCAGGGTTTTTCTGAATTTTTCTTCTGATCGGCGGGAACTGGTCAGTTCCTCCTGAAACTGGTTTTCCTGGCGAAGTTCAGCCACGGTTCGCGCCAGCCGGAACCGGATTTCCTCATCGGGACAATCGGGGCGGATCCAGTCATAAATCAGTTTATCACCACTGTTGACCTGCAAGGGAGGATTGGCCGACACAATCAGAATACGTACCGGTGCTTTCACCGGACTGTCGGGATAATAGCCGGGCTGATCGGAAAGAATCAGCCGTGAAGCGAGCAGATTGACGCCCGGCTGCAGCACCGGAAGCCCCAATCCGACCGTCAAACGGTTCATCCGTTCCGACAGAACCGGATCCTGTATCAGAATCTGCAGGTGTACCGGCAGGTGAATATCTGTAACCATGGTCCCCGAATTTACACAGAGAATTGCATTTTCACACCTCAATTTTAATGAAATTATAATAGCACGATTTATCAGTTTTTACTACACAAACGGCTTTCTCTGCCCTTTTCAGGCCCATCGGGTCCTTTTCCCGGGAATTTCTGATCTTCGGGACGCCTTAAATCTTGGTTAAATGTGAACCGATTCCACTGATGGATTAACGGATCGTTTGAACCTTAATCGGCGGTTTTTTACCTTTGCTGTGCTGTTTAATACAGATTGAGCATTTTCTTAAACAATCAGGAGTACGTTACCATGGCTGTAAAAGTCGGTATTAATGGTTTTGGACGGATTGGCCGGATGGTTTTCCAGGCCCTTTGCGATCAGGACCTGTTGGGTAAAGAATTCGATGTGGTCGCTGTTGTCGATGTGGCAACCGACGCCGATTACTTCGCCTATCAGATCAAGTATGATTCGGTACACGGCCGGTTCAAACACAATGTTTCCACGAAAAAGAGCGATTCTTCCAGGGAAGAAGCCGATATCCTCGTGGTGAACGGACATGAAATCCGTTGCGTGGCTGCCACCAAAACCCCTGCTGAACTGCCCTGGAAAGCCCTCGGCGTTGAGTATGTGATCGAATCAACCGGTCTTTTCACCGACTCCGAGAAGGCCAAAGGTCACCTCGATGCCGGCGCTAAGAAGGTGATTATTTCCGCTCCCGGTAAAGGCGAAGTGAAGACCATCGTCATGGGCGTGAACGAGCAGGAATATGATGCAAAACTGCACAACATCGTTTCCAATGCCAGCTGCACCACCAACTGTCTGGCTCCCGTGGTTCACGTGATCCTGAAAGAAGGCATCGGAATCGAAACCGGTCTGATGACCACCATTCACTCCTACACCGCCACCCAGAAAACCGTTGACGGTCCCTCGAAGAAGGACTGGCGCGGAGGCCGTGCGGCTGCCATTAACATCATTCCTTCCAGCACCGGTGCTGCCAAGGCAGTTGGCGAAGTATTGCCGGCTACCAAGGGTAAACTGACTGGTATGTCCTTCCGGGTTCCAACCCCCGATGTATCGGTGGTTGACCTGACCTTCCGCTCAACAAAGGATA from Bacteroidota bacterium harbors:
- the gap gene encoding type I glyceraldehyde-3-phosphate dehydrogenase, encoding MAVKVGINGFGRIGRMVFQALCDQDLLGKEFDVVAVVDVATDADYFAYQIKYDSVHGRFKHNVSTKKSDSSREEADILVVNGHEIRCVAATKTPAELPWKALGVEYVIESTGLFTDSEKAKGHLDAGAKKVIISAPGKGEVKTIVMGVNEQEYDAKLHNIVSNASCTTNCLAPVVHVILKEGIGIETGLMTTIHSYTATQKTVDGPSKKDWRGGRAAAINIIPSSTGAAKAVGEVLPATKGKLTGMSFRVPTPDVSVVDLTFRSTKDTSIEEIDSLLKKASETYMKGILGYTNEELVSTDFIHDQRSSIYDSKATLENNLKGEKRFFKVVSWYDNEWGYSNRCVDLLKHMVKADKK